A single Venturia canescens isolate UGA chromosome 1, ASM1945775v1, whole genome shotgun sequence DNA region contains:
- the Mybbp1A gene encoding myb-binding protein 1A, producing MSQSMHMEIENTSCAPLEPRKELKMGSTILDCFTKLVKDNVRERLDGGIALLRHMSQKKVEETESKELNYALTRLVRGLGSSRTLSRKGFYTTLTAYLQTNSDTCMDDLLKIMETELRPVNSNTKSENADIYMGRILLCGALIRSKLLLQCKCEEQQKIFEILFFAGQQRSHLSFISIFFLADFLEQSDTKSLKIGIWPLLKKELGKAWEKQTLDTFYILLIMNEKFPTLVGSKFLKEHLGHEDIINAEHMKELLKLLTDLPRIVYCRHPVFKLFCEKIVSSELLVEFWSGIDQRFVKPSKSIEHLGLELFKHLLMNIKDKTLIPSLLTANFLHHMIRRFTSCKKNRRDQISITFKSILSELISVMSDKDIKAKTQVGVLKKLILYPGDIMIEKVTGTKIIQLLTANLNVDGVKKLSKLYHEIVSNAKPKEKKGNNTEAWTNMARIYVAQLLTRLLGHPAVSTEHKWRLDQLKFLFNLGLCESSNVGVELAPQFKECFYRALDHKLPKLSDLRTILSELIHHLNDELFVKKTSTLRTPLTEAATEAWSAMINFITKLEGAAKNEQAMYIFYTMDLHMGLQLFSEPEMAISAIKEIHSCSERLNKYKPKKGKKNGNENIEDEPEWVEVIVDLLLSLLSRNSHLLRSMVHCVFPHICAVSTAASIHQILSVLDPKNDKSPLVSKNDEVSGDSSNNEDSDSSDEDESDEEVKYSNEVSLDNVKEKNDEDEDEEDSDDDSDKDEDDDEDEDETVTDRLRLAVRQALGDASVQTDDEDIDVDQIDEAQGKRLDESLAAAFRILRENRQTQSKKQEKTAQLLTHFRVRVIDLLEIYIDSGPSMALALDMLVPLFGLLEFCIKDPHQKPLENRVRTCLKKLSAVKRFKDTEGVDAQLLTDVSKLLMEKGERSTAVCQEMGDKLAECATFLIRCVQQADLAVETLVQIYGENLTAFFKKRDCVLPASLFKNALKLVWVGNWQLAPLLVDFAFDDTIRSFRRSQALEFLTIFYRNNRLIKNEENNSIRLTMEKKLYANSLNLLQELTSSFKTPHEDSTNEKNSLVGKEVRQKFVCLLMTLLHVVYFQHLPDAWDWKSIAVAISEYRTNVSLSNDARSAYIKLATMINAPVNITTKKNEWTKPALSNRTKSNGENGLSEVETDSKTEENGMSGKNSKKEIKKKLKIRSKKKDKQKLKKIARELRAKAMSEGLESFDFSTAKFENGNATDVLIENGVAASETNTNEKTKKRPIQEEGTTPSETKKKKKNLDNKN from the exons ATGTCGCAAAGCATGCacatggaaatcgaaaataccTCATGTGCTCCTCTAGAGCCACGAAAAGAATTGAAGATGGGGTCGACGATACTTGATTGTTTTACCAAACTTGTTAAGGACAATGTACGCGAAAGATTGGATGGTGGAATTGCTCTCCTTAGGCATATGTCCCAAAAGAAAGtt gAGGAAACAGAAAGTAAAGAACTGAATTATGCTTTGACTCGATTGGTCCGAGGACTCGGGTCATCTCGGACACTTTCCAGGAAAGGATTTTACACTACCTTGACAGCTTATCTTCAAACAAATTCCGATACTTGTATGGATGATTTGTTGAAGATAATGGAAACTGAACTGCGTCCAGTAAACAGCAATACAAAAAGT GAAAACGCTGATATTTACATGGGAAGGATATTACTCTGTGGTGCCCTGATAAGATCAAAACTTCTTCTTCAGTGTAAATGCGAGgagcaacaaaaaattttcgaaatcctATTTTTCGCTGGTCAACAGCGAAGTCATCTCTCGtttatttccatattttttctggCGGATTTTCTTGAGCAATCTGACACGAAATCACTTAAAATAGGAATATGGCCACTGCTGAAAAAAGAACTTGGAAAGGCATGGGAAAAGCAGACACTTGAtactttttacattttattgataatgaacGAGAAATTTCCTACTTTAGTAGGaagtaaatttctaaaagAACATTTGGGTCACGAAGATATTATTAATGCGGAACACATGAAAGAACTATTGAAATTGCTGACT GACTTACCACGAATAGTGTACTGTCGTCATCCAGTGTTTAAGCTATTCTGTGAAAAAATAGTGTCTTCGGAGCTTCTTGTAGAATTTTGGAGTGGTATAGATCAACGTTTCGTAAAGCCTTCGAAAAGTATCGAACATCTTGGACTGGAATTGTTCAAACACTTACTAATGAACATTAAAGACAAAACTCTTATACCGTCGCTGTTAACAGCGAATTTTCTGCACCACATGATACGGAGATTTacaagttgtaagaaaaaccGACGAGACCAAATATCAATCACCTTCAAATCGATACTCAGTGAACTGATATCCGTAATGAGTGATAAAGATATTAAAGCCAAGACTCAAGTTGGAGTTCTGAAAAAACTGATTCTATATCCGGGTGACATTATGATTGAAAAAGTCACTGgcactaaaatcatacaattGTTAACGGCAAATTTGAACGTAGACGGGGTTAAAAAGTTATCGAAACTCTATCACGAAATAGTGAGCAATGCAAaaccgaaagagaaaaaaggcaatAATACGGAGGCTTGGACAAATATGGCAAGAATTTACGTTGCTCAATTATTAACAAG ACTTCTCGGCCATCCTGCAGTTAGCACGGAACACAAATGGAGACTGGATCAGCTGAAGTTCTTATTCAATCTTGGTCTTTGCGAATCGTCGAACGTCGGTGTTGAATTAGCTC CTCAATTCAAGGAATGTTTTTATCGAGCACTGGACCATAAATTACCGAAACTGAGTGACTTGCGAACGATTTTGAGCGAATTGATTCATCATTTGAACGACGAATTGTTTGTTAAAAAGACAAGCACGCTTCGAACTCCTTTGACCGAAGCGGCTACTGAAGCGTGGTCAGCCATGATAAATTTCATTACAAAATTGGAGGGAGCTGCGAAAAACGAGCAGGCTATGTACATATTTTACACGATGGATCTTCATATGGGACTACAACTATTCTCTGAACCTGAAATGGCTATATCAGCTATCAAAGAAATTCACAGCTGTTCCGAAAGGTTGAACAAATACAAACCGAAAAAGGGGAAGAAGAACGGTAATGAGAACATCGAAGATGAACCGGAATGGGTCGAAGTTATCGTCGATCTTCTTTTGTCACTTTTATCCCGGAACAGCCACCTCTTGAGGTCCATGGTTCACTGCGTGTTTCCTCACATATGCGCTGTTTCGACTGCAGCTTCAATCCATCAGATACTTTcg GTTTTGGACCcgaaaaacgataaaagtcCTCTCGTTTCGAAGAACGATGAGGTTTCGGGTGACTCTTCCAACAACGAAGATTCGGATTCGAGTGACGAAGATGAGAGCGATGAAGAAGTTAAGTATTCAAACGAGGTGAGTCTCGACAACgttaaagagaaaaatgacgaggacgaggatgaagAAGACAGCGACGATGACTCGGACAAAGACGAGGATGACGATGAGGATGAGGACGAGACGGTGACGGATCGTTTACGTCTCGCTGTTCGTCAAGCTCTTGGCGACGCTTCCGTGCAAACCGACGACGAGGATATCGACGTCGATCAAATCGACGAGGCTCAAGGAAAACGTTTGGACGAATCTTTAGCCGCGGCATTCCGTATACTTCGTGAAAATCGTCAGACTCAGtcgaaaaaacaggaaaaaactgCCCAGTTACTTACGCACTTCCGCGTACGGGTGATCGATCTTCTGGAAATTTATATCGACTCGGGGCCTTCGATGGCTCTTGCTCTTGACATGCTTGTACCTCTATTTGGACTTTTGGAATTCTGTATCAAAGACCCTCATCAAAAACCTTTGGAAAATCGCGTTCGAACgtgcttgaaaaaattgtcagCAGTCAAACGTTTTAAAGACACCGAGGGCGTTGACGCGCAGTTGTTAACAGATGTCTCTAAATTACTCATGGAAAAGGGCGAAAGATCTACCGCTGTCTGCCAAGAAATGGGCGATAAGCTCGCTGAGTGTGCCACTTTCCTCATAAGATGTGTCCAACAAGCCGACCTTGCGGTTGAAACTCTTGTACAAATTTAtggtgaaaatttgaccgcaTTCTTCAAAAAACGAGATTGTGTTTTACCTGCGAGTCTTTTCAAAAATGCTCTGAAACTTGTCTGGGTCGGAAACTGGCAATTGGCTCCTCTTTTG GTCGACTTCGCTTTTGACGACACGATACGATCATTTCGACGTAGCCAGGCACTCGAATTCCTGACGATTTTCTACCGTAACAACAGActcataaaaaacgaagagaacAATTCGATAAGGTTGACAATGGAAAAGAAATTGTACGCCAACAGCTTGAATCTTCTGCAAGAATTGACATCAAGCTTTAAAACTCCGCACGAGGATTCaacgaacgagaaaaattcCCTCGTTGGCAAGGAAGTTAGGCAAAAATTCGTATGTTTATTGATGACGCTTTTGCATGTGGTTTACTTCCAACATTTGCCAGATGCCTGGGACTGGAAGTCGATCGCAGTAGCAATATCGGAATATAGAACAAACGTTTCTTTGTCGAATGATGCCAGGAGCGCTTACATCAAATTAGCAACGATGATCAATGCTCCTGTTAATAT aaccacgaaaaaaaatgaatggacaAAACCGGCCTTGTCCAACAGAACAAAATCAAACGGAGAAAATGGTTTATCCGAAGTCGAGACCGATTCGAAGACCGAGGAAAATGGGATGAGtggtaaaaattcgaaaaaagaaatcaagaagaaactgaaaattcgaagtaaaaaaaaggacaagcagaaattgaagaaaattgctCGTGAATTACGAGCAAAAGCTATGTCGGAAGGGTTGGAAAGCTTCGATTTTAGTAcagcaaaatttgaaaatggtaATGCCACAGACGTCCTCATCGAAAATGGTGTTGCGGCTAGTGAAACAAACACGaatgagaaaacgaaaaagagaCCAATACAGGAGGAAGGTACAACACCGAGtgaaacgaagaagaaaaaaaagaatcttgACAACAAAAATTAG
- the LOC122409277 gene encoding eukaryotic translation initiation factor 4H-like, with the protein MAGRSVHDDPRDYKGGGFRTNSRKPLPAEPPYTAYVGNLPDGVVQRDIDKIFEKQKVKNVRLVKDRETDRFKGFCYVEFEEIDDLMGALELNSFVMVNGYQIKIDVAEGKRNDRGGGFDRRGGRGGPGGGDRGYGGVGGGPGGGSGYGDRRPQGGRMNSGRPGGPSYNDARTNRGNYGSFNEDVGGGSGREWGSRGGGGSGGPRSQGGPRPNRDGERKSYQDSYPKEPPPDTTGRKRLVMLKRTVPTPINSIAESSKSSSIYGGAKPREENLRPEEDK; encoded by the exons ATGGCTGGTCGAAGTGTTCACGATGATCCGAG AGATTACAAAGGAGGCGGATTCCGCACCAATAGCAGAAAACCATTGCCAGCGGAGCCTCCTTACACGGCATATGTCGGCAATTTACCAGATGGTGTGGTTCAGCGCGATATCgataaaatattcgaaaaacagAAAGTAAAGAATGTCAGATTAGTGAAAGATCGAGAGACCGACAg GTTTAAAGGTTTCTGTTATGTGGAGTTCGAAGAAATAGACGATTTGATGGGTGCTCTTGAGCTCAATAGCTTCGTCATGGTAAATGGAtaccaaataaaaatcgatgtaGCAGAGGGTAAAAGAAATGACCGAGGTGGTGGTTTTGACAGAAGGGGAGGTCGTGGTGGCCCCGGCGGTGGTGATCGTGGATAtg GGGGGGTAGGAGGCGGCCCAGGAGGTGGCAGCGGCTACGGCGATAGACGACCCCAGGGTGGAAGAATGAATAGTGGAAGACCAGGAGGTCCGAGTTACAATGATGCTCGTACTAATCGTGGTAATTACGGTAGTTTCAACGAGGATGTGGGCGGTGGATCAGGTAGAGAATGGGGATCGCGCGGTGGCGGTGGATCGGGAGGTCCGAGATCTCAGGGCGGACCTCGCCCTAATCGGGATGGGGAAAGGAAAAGTTATCAAGATTCATACCCCAAGGAACCACCTCCAG ATACAACTGGTCGTAAGCGATTGGTGATGTTAAAAAGAACAGTGCCGACGCCGATAAACTCAATAGCTGAGTCAAGCAAGTCAAGTTCGATTTACGGGGGTGCAAAGCCCCGGGAAGAGAATTTGAGGCCTGAGGAGGACAAATAA